One Fusarium musae strain F31 chromosome 6, whole genome shotgun sequence DNA segment encodes these proteins:
- the ZRA1_2 gene encoding ZEB2-regulated ABC transporter 1 (EggNog:ENOG41): MSALYGINANNDATAARQGAPGAGSTGNNVPAADKQTDDEAINEKPSSSPADTLGKDEEDEDSEMERRTSIVQALARSYSHASATHPHGQNPFQAGEDSPLNPNSHNFNAREWARSVVELVHQDGANFRSAGVCYQNLNVYGYGGASDYQGDVANVWLSLGDLVGRVTGRKRQRIDILRNFDGVVHKGEMLVVLGPPGAGCSTTLKTIAGELNGIYVDEGSYFNYQGMTAKEMHSHHRGEAIYTAEIDVHFPMLSVGDTLTFAARARQPRQLPQGLNRNDFADHLRDVVMAMFGISHTVNTRVGNEYIRGVSGGERKRVTISEAALSGAPLQCWDNSTRGLDSANAIEFCKTLRLQTELFNNTAIVSIYQSPQSAYDLFDKATVIYEGRQIFFGRADAAKQYFINLGFECPPRQTTPDFLTSMTAPNERIVRDGFKGKVPRTPDEFATAWRNSAEYKALQAEIEDYKVAHPINGPDAEAFRASKQAQQAKRQRAKSPYTLSYSQQIQLCLWRGWLRLKGDPGITVGSLIGNFVMALIIGSVFFNLDETSSSFFQRGALLFFAVLMNAFASALEILALYAQRPIVEKHSRYALYHPSAEAISSMLCDMPYKIANTIVFNITLYFMTNLKREPGAFFFFILMSFVVVLVMSMIFRTIASATRSLFQALVPAAILILDLVIFTGFVIPKRYMLGWCKWLYWIDPIAYAFEAVVVNEFHNRDYTCNEFVPSPSVPGYGDVATENRVCSAVGAEPGRAAVNGDRYAELQFGYKWENRWRNFGIVIAWIILFTFTYMVAAELVSEKKSKGEVLVYRRGHKPAAVANAEKKHSDPEAAMAHIGPVVTAERTRSRTHKDGGMLQEQTSVFQWHDVCYEVKIKDETRKILDNVDGWVKPGTLTALMGVSGAGKTTLLDCLADRTSMGVITGEMLVDGNPRDMSFQRKTGYVQQQDLHLQTSTVREALNFSALLRQPAHVPKQEKLDYVEQVIKLLDMEEYADAVVGVPGEGLNVEQRKRLTIGVELAAKPPLLLFVDEPTSGLDSQTSWAILDLLEKLTNAGQAILCTIHQPSAMLFQRFDRLLFLAKGGKTVYFGDIGENSKTMTSYFERYGGHACPPEANPAEWMLEVIGAAPGSHTELDWFQTWRDSPEYQEVQAELERIKREKQGVEDTDVDDGSYREFAAPFMVQLKEVLFRVFQQYWRTPVYIYSKAALCSLVALFIGFVFFRAPNSIQGLQNQMFAIFNLLTIFGQLVQQSMPQFVIQRSLYEVRERPSKVYSWKIFMLAQIIVELPWNSLMAVIMFFGWYYPVGLYNNASDAGQTTERGALMFLLLLAFLIFTATFSTMIIAGFETAEGGANVANLLFMLCLIFCGVLAPKGTLPGFWKFMYYVSPFTYLVGGMLATGVANTEVICASNELVPITPPNGSTCTEYMGDYIKAVGGYFVDPDATSNCEFCTVQYTNTYLAGVNIDYADRWRNFGLLWAYIIFNMGAALFIYWLARMPKKSFKKKTVKKE; this comes from the exons ATGTCGGCGCTCTACGGGATCAACGCTAATAACGACGCCACTGCTGCAAGGCAGGGTGCTCCAGGCGCAGGCTCAACTGGTAACAATGTTCCTGCTGCTGACAAGCAAACCGATGACGAAGCGATCAACGAGAagccctcatcatcacctgcCGACACACTAGgcaaagatgaggaagacgaagactcAGAGATGGAGCGAAGAACCTCTATTGTTCAGGCCCTCGCTCGCTCTTATTCGCACGCCTCTGCCACTCACCCTCACGGACAGAATCCTTTCCAGGCTGGCGAGGATTCACCTCTGAATCCCAACTCTCACAACTTTAACGCTCGCGAATGGGCAAGGTCTGTCGTGGAACTAGTTCACCAGGACGGCGCCAATTTCCGATCTGCTGGTGTTTGCTACCAGAACCTCAATGTCTACGGTTATGGTGGTGCTAGCGATTACCAGGGCGATGTCGCAAATGTGTGGCTCTCTCTGGGCGACCTTGTCGGAAGGGTCACTGGCCGCAAGCGACAGCGCATTGATATTCTGCGCAactttgatggtgttgtgcaCAAGGGCGAAATGCTTGTAGTTCTTGGACCTCCCGGTGCTGGTTGCTCCACCACGCTCAAGACCATTGCTGGTGAACTCAACGGTATCTACGTCGATGAGGGGTCTTACTTCAACTACCAAG GTATGACCGCCAAGGAGATGCACTCCCACCACCGCGGTGAGGCTATCTACACCGCCGAGATTGATGTTCATTTCCCTATGCTGTCTGTTGGCGATACCCTCACATTCGCTGCCCGAGCTCGACAGCCTCGTCAGCTTCCTCAGGGCCTGAACAGAAACGACTTTGCCGATCACCTCCGAGATGTTGTCATGGCTATGTTTGGTATTTCTCACACCGTGAATACCCGCGTCGGTAACGAGTACATCCGTGGTGTCTCGGGTGGTGAGCGCAAGCGTGTTACCATTTCTGAGGCTGCCTTGTCTGGTGCTCCTCTGCAGTGCTGGGATAACTCAACTCGAGGTCTCGACTCCGCCAACGCCATCGAATTCTGCAAGACCCTCCGTCTTCAAACTGAGCTTTTCAACAACACCGCTATTGTGTCCATCTACCAATCGCCTCAAAGCGCTTATGACCTGTTTGACAAGGCCACTGTCATATACGAGGGTCGACAAATCTTCTTTGGTCGCGCTGATGCTGCTAAGCAGTACTTTATCAACCTGGGTTTTGAGTGCCCTCCCCGCCAGACCACCCCTGATTTCCTCACTTCCATGACTGCTCCTAACGAGCGAATCGTTCGTGACGGtttcaagggcaaggttCCCCGAACCCCTGATGAGTTTGCTACCGCTTGGAGAAACAGCGCCGAGTACAAGGCTCTGCAGGCCGAGATCGAGGACTACAAGGTCGCTCACCCCATCAACGGCCCAGACGCTGAGGCTTTCCGTGCTTCCAAGCAAGCGCAGCAGGCTAAGCGACAGCGTGCCAAGTCTCCCTACACTCTCTCCTACTCCCAACAGATCCAGCTTTGTTTGTGGCGCGGATGGCTGCGACTCAAGGGTGACCCTGGCATCACTGTTGGCTCTCTTATTGGTAACTTCGTCATGGCTCTTATTATCGGttccgtcttcttcaacctggATGAAACTTCAAGCAGTTTCTTCCAGCGTGGTGCTCTCCTGTTCTTTGCTGTTTTGATGAACGCTTTCGCAAGTGCTCTCGAG ATTCTGGCCCTGTACGCGCAACGTCCAATCGTCGAAAAACATAGTCGTTATGCATTATATCATCCGTCTGCAGAAGCTATATCTTCGATGCTGTGCGACATGCCGTATAAAATCGCCAACACGATCGTTTTCAATATTACGCTTTATTTCATGACGAACCTAAAACGCGAGCCaggagccttcttcttcttcatccttaTGTCTTTCGTTGTGGTTTTGGTCATGTCCATGATCTTCCGTACCATTGCGTCCGCTACTCGCAGTTTGTTCCAGGCTCTTGTCCCCGCCGCTATTCTTATTTTGGATCTTGTCATCTTCACTGGTTTCGTCATTCCAAAGCGTTATATGCTTGGATGGTGCAAATGGCTATACTGGATCGACCCTATCGCCTACGCTTTTGAGGCTGTCGTCGTCAACGAATTCCACAACCGCGACTACACTTGCAACGAGTTCGTTCCTAGCCCTTCGGTTCCTGGATACGGAGACGTTGCAACGGAGAACCGTGTGTGCAGCGCTGTTGGAGCTGAACCTGGAAGAGCTGCTGTCAACGGTGACCGATACGCCGAGCTGCAGTTTGGATACAAATGGGAAAACCGATGGCGCAACTTTGGTATCGTCATCGCATGGATCATTCTCTTCACTTTCACGTACATGGTTGCCGCCGAACTCGTTTCtgagaagaagtccaaggGTGAAGTCCTGGTCTACCGACGCGGTCACAAGCCTGCTGCCGTTGCCaatgccgagaagaagcataGCGACCCTGAGGCTGCTATGGCTCACATTGGTCCCGTTGTCACTGCTGAACGCACTCGAAGCCGAACCCACAAGGATGGCGGCATGCTCCAGGAGCAGACCTCGGTTTTCCAGTGGCATGATGTCTGCTATGAGGTTAAGATCAAGGACGAAACACGTAAGATTCTGGATAATGTCGATGGTTGGGTCAAGCCTGGTACCCTGACAGCCCTTATGGGTGTTTCTGGTGCTGGTAAAACCACTCTGCTTGATTGTTTGGCCGACCGTACTTCTATGGGTGTTATTACAGGCGAGATGTTGGTCGATGGTAACCCTCGAGACATGTCCTTCCAGCGCAAGACCGGTTATGTTCAGCAACAggaccttcatcttcagacCTCGACCGTCCGAGAGGCCCTTAACTTCAGTGCCCTCCTACGCCAGCCCGCCCATGTCCCTAAGCAGGAGAAGCTCGACTATGTGGAACAGGTtatcaagctccttgatatGGAAGAATATGCTGATGCCGTGGTTGGTGTTCCTGGTGAAGGTCTCAACGTCGAGCAACGTAAGCGTCTTACTATCGGTGTCGAACTTGCTGCCAAGCCCCCTCTGCTGCTCTTCGTTGATGAGCCTACATCTGGTCTCGATTCTCAAACCTCTTGGGCTATTTTggatcttcttgagaagttgaCAAACGCTGGCCAAGCCATTCTCTGCACTATTCATCAGCCCTCTGCCATGTTGTTCCAACGCTTCGACAGACTCCTTTTCCTGGCCAAGGGTGGCAAGACTGTCTACTTTGGTGATATCGGCGAGAACTCCAAGACCATGACCAGCTACTTTGAGCGTTACGGTGGACACGCCTGCCCCCCTGAGGCTAACCCTGCTGAATGGATGTTGGAAGTTATTGGTGCTGCTCCCGGATCTCACACCGAACTCGACTGGTTCCAGACTTGGCGCGACAGCCCCGAATATCAGGAAGTCCAGGCCGAACTTGAGCGTATCAAGCGTGAGAAGCAGGGTGTTGAGGATACCGATGTCGATGACGGTAGCTACCGCGAGTTCGCTGCTCCCTTCATGGTCCAACTCAAGGAGGTCCTCTTCCGTGTTTTCCAACAGTACTGGCGTACTCCCGTCTACATCTACTCCAAGGCTGCTCTATGCTCTCTCGTCGCTCTCTTCATCGgtttcgtcttcttccgAGCCCCCAACAGTATTCAGGGTCTTCAGAACCAGATgttcgccatcttcaacttgctTACTATCTTCGGTCAACTCGTACAACAGTCTATGCCTCAATTCGTCATTCAGCGGTCCCTCTACGAGGTTCGTGAGCGTCCTTCTAAGGTCTACTCATGGAAGATCTTCATGTTGGCGCAGATTATCGTCGAACTGCCTTGGAATAGTTTGATGGCTGTTATCATGTTCTTTGGCTGGTACTACCCTGTCGGTCTTTACAACAACGCTTCTGATGCCGGTCAAACTACCGAACGTGGTGCCCTTATGTTCTTGTTGCTATTGgctttcctcatcttcaccgCTACCTTCTCCACTATGATCATCGCTGGATTCGAAACAGCTGAGGGTGGTGCCAACGTTGCTAACCTGCTGTTCATGCTCTGCCTGATTTTCTGTGGTGTCCTCGCTCCCAAGGGAACTCTACCCGGCTTCTGGAAGTTCATGTACTACGTGTCCCCGTTCACATATCTAGTCGGAGGCATGTTAGCAACGGGTGTCGCCAATACGGAAGTCATCTGCGCTAGCAACGAACTCGTACCCATCACACCACCCAATGGTTCAACCTGTACTGAGTACATGGGTGACTATATCAAGGCTGTCGGCGGTTACTTCGTTGACCCCGATGCCACCTCTAACTGCGAGTTCTGCACTGTCCAGTACACCAACACATACCTCGCTGGTGTCAACATTGACTACGCCGACCGGTGGCGCAACTTTGGTCTTCTGTGGGCgtacatcatcttcaacatgggTGCTGCGCTGTTCATCTACTGGCTTGCGCGTATGCCCAagaagagcttcaagaagaagaccgtCAAAAAggagtaa